The Panicum hallii strain FIL2 chromosome 9, PHallii_v3.1, whole genome shotgun sequence genome has a window encoding:
- the LOC112874529 gene encoding COP9 signalosome complex subunit 4, which translates to MDSALASAAAIADQRQKIEQYRHILASVLSSSPPDIAQAKRFLDHMVSDEVPLVVSRQLLQTFAQDLGKLESDAQKEVAHYALTQIQPRVVSFEEQVVVIREKLAELYESEQQWSKAAQMLSGIDLDSGIRMLDDTNKLSKCVQIARLYLEDDDAVNAEAFINKASFLVTNSQQEVLNLQYKVCYARILDLKRRFLEAALRYYDISQIEQRKIGDEEIDENALEQALSAAVTCTILAGAGPQRSRVLATLYKDERCSKLKIYPILQKVYLERILRKPEIDAFAEELRPHQKALLPDKSTVLDRAMIEHNLLSASKLYTNISFDELGTLLGIDPRKAEKIASRMIYEDRMRGSIDQVEAVIHFDDDTEELQQWDQQISGLCQALNDILDSMSSKGIAIPV; encoded by the exons ATGGACAGCGCCCTCGCGAGCGCGGCGGCGATCGCCGACCAGCGCCAGAAGATCGAGCAGTACCGCCACATCCTCGCCTCCGTCCTCTCGTCTTCTCCGCCGGACATCGCCCAGGCCAAGCGCTTCCTCGACCACA TGGTGTCGGATGAGGTGCCGCTCGTGGTGTCGCGGCAGCTGCTGCAGACGTTTGCGCAGGACCTTGGGAAGCTGGAGTCCGACGCGCAGAAGGAGGTCGCCCACTACGCGCTCACGCAGATCCAACCGCGCGTGGTCTCCTTCGAGGAGCAG GTTGTAGTGATTAGAGAGAAGCTTGCAGAACTATATGAGTCTGAACAGCAGTGGTCAAAAGCAGCGCAAATGCTTAGTGGGATTGACTTGGACTCAGGGATAAG GATGCTTGATGACACCAACAAATTATCCAAGTGTGTCCAGATTGCGCGACTCTATTTAGAG GATGATGATGCAGTGAATGCTGAGGCTTTTATCAACAAGGCTTCATTTTTGGTCACCAACAGTCAGCAGGAAGTTCTAAACTTACAGTACAAG GTCTGCTATGCAAGGATTTTGGATCTGAAAAGAAGATTCTTGGAAGCTGCGCTTCGATATTATGATATCTCTCAGATTGAACAGCGCAAGATTGGAGACGA AGAGATTGATGAAAATGCTCTAGAGCAAGCTCTTAGTGCTGCTGTAACGTGCACAATATTGGCTGGTGCTGGTCCACAACGCTCCCGTGTTCTTGCTACGCTGTACAAG GATGAAAGATGCTCAAAGCTGAAGATATACCCAATACTGCAGAAG GTTTATCTTGAAAGGATTTTGAGGAAACCAGAAATCGATGCGTTTGCAGAGGAGCTGAGGCCACATCAA AAAGCTTTATTGCCAGATAAGTCCACTGTGCTTGACCGGGCAATGATTGAGCATAATCTCCTTAGTGCCAGTAAACTTTACACAAATATCAG CTTTGATGAGCTTGGGACATTATTGGGCATTGATCCAAGGAAG GCTGAGAAGATAGCATCTCGGATGATTTATGAGGATAGAATGCGGGGTTCAATTGATCAG GTTGAAGCTGTGATACATTTTGATGATGACACCGAAGAGCTACAACAATGGGACCAGCAG
- the LOC112878158 gene encoding transcription repressor OFP7-like, translating to MAKRLFHSCRSPSAAAAVTPTATLLRSERPPVVPAPAGGACCPRRGPLRRRQPQPPSACGAGGCAVDYGADDLPPARGTPAYRWLKSSRWHVVEAADAYASDGDGDQTPRVKIDARRRVRHSRRRRRRVLYRRAAAPGSWSSGDSGWFSSDDDDGGPFGAESSSSALQVASTTTTESSSTGASGNSAGAVARAPARREKSAAAMAGGFAVVKRSDDPRGDFRRSMAEMVVGRGIYDADGLERLLRCFLALNDRRHRRDIVAAFGDVWEAIFANPPPSHSNANPAAASSHASSCKAAAVTRP from the coding sequence ATGGCCAAGCGCCTCTTCCACTCCTGCCGctcgccctccgccgccgccgcggtcaCCCCGACAGCCACCCTCCTCCGCAGCGAGCGCCCGCCCGTCGTCCCGGCCCCCGCGGGCGGCGCGTGCTGCCCGCGCCGCGGCCCTCTTCGGCGGCGCCAGCCACAGCCCCCGTCAGCCTGCGGCGCCGGGGGCTGCGCGGTGGACTACGGCGCCGACGACCTCCCGCCGGCGCGTGGCACGCCCGCGTACCGGTGGCTGAAGAGCTCCCGCTGGCACGTCGTCGAGGCCGCGGACGCGTACGCctccgacggcgacggcgaccaaACGCCCCGCGTGAAGATCGACGCGCGGCGCCGGGTGCGGCActcgcgccggcggcggcgcagggtgCTCTACCGCAGGGCGGCGGCACCCGGGAGCTGGTCGTCGGGGGACAGCGGCTGGTTCagcagcgacgacgacgacggcgggcCGTTCGGGGCggagtcgtcgtcgtcggcgctGCAGGTGGCGTCCACCACCACGACCGAGTCCTCGTCGACGGGCGCGAGCGGGAAcagcgccggcgccgtcgcccGCGCCCCGGCGAGGCGGGAGAAGTCAGCGGCCGCGATGGCCGGGGGCTTCGCGGTGGTGAAGCGCTCCGACGACCCGCGCGGCGACTTCCGGCGGTCCATGGCGGAGATGGTCGTCGGGCGCGGCATCTACGACGCGGACGGCCTGGAGCGCCTGCTGCGGTGCTTCCTGGCGCTCAACGACCGGCGCCACCGCCGGGACATCGTCGCCGCGTTCGGCGACGTGTGGGAGGCCATCTTCGCCAACCCGCCGCCCTCCCACTCCAACGCCAAccctgccgccgcctcctcccacGCTTCGAGCTGCAAGGCTGCAGCCGTGACTCGTCCCTAG
- the LOC112878018 gene encoding protein indeterminate-domain 1-like isoform X2: MATNRFVCEICNKGFQRDQNLQLHRRGHNLPWKLRQRSGKEARKRVYVCPEPSCVHHDPSRALGDLTGIKKHFCRKHGEKKWKCDKCSKKYAVQSDWKAHVKTCGSREYRCDCGTLFSRRDSFITHRAFCDALAEESAKARAEVPPAEEDGGSAAAVGPPPAAPPTQEAVPASPAPLRQQPPPPPPAPAPPHRAEQRNEPETNAPEPTQFAPPLPSPAAAVPVLSHTSVTATNVSASSSSSSVAGTSQSLMGGMFAPSSMAPSPQFPDLGGGVGRPERALAAKPPSLCLATDASSSIFSAPVTADRQQFAPPPPPSPSPHMSATALLQKAAQMGATSSTSSFLRGLGLDASSSSPGSSSSGQQHHHDAMQLSLPETSLQQWPPRLEQEPAPMLSAGLGLGLPYDSTGAPVCLPELMMGQSSLFGGKPATLDFLGLGMSPTGASASRGLPVFMQPIGGAVGMAGTGAGAAETFVGGRGPQATPWERNPSTSPIL, from the exons ATGGCGACGAACCGGTTCGTGTGCGAGATCTGCAACAAGGGGTTCCAGCGGGACCAGAACCTGCAGCTCCACCGCCGGGGCCACAACCTGCCGTGGAAGCTGCGGCAGCGGAGCGGCAAGGAGGCCCGGAAGCGGGTGTATGTCTGCCCGGAGCCCAGCTGCGTGCACCACGACCCCTCGCGCGCGCTCGGCGACCTCACCGGCATCAAGAAGCACTTCTGCCGCAAGCACGGCGAGAAGAAGTGGAAGTGCGACAAGTGCTCCAAGAAGTACGCCGTGCAGTCGGACTGGAAGGCGCACGTCAAGACCTGCGGCTCCCGGGAGTACCGCTGCGACTGCGGCACCCTCTTCTCCAG GAGGGACAGCTTCATCACCCACCGCGCCTTCTGCGACGCGCTCGCCGAGGAGAGCGCCAAGGCGCGCGCGGAGGTGCCTCCCGCCGAGGAGGACGGGGGCTCGGCGGCCGCCGTCGGTCCGCCACCGGCTGCGCCGCCAACTCAGGAGGCCGTACctgcctcgccggcgccgctgagGCAgcagccgcccccgccgccgcctgcgcctgcgccgcctcACCGTGCGGAGCAACGTAATG AGCCGGAGACGAATGCGCCTGAGCCCACTCAgttcgcgccgccgctgccctctccggcggcggcggtgccggtGCTTTCGCATACTTCGGTCACAGCTACCAATGTcagcgccagcagcagcagcagcagcgtcgCGGGGACATCGCAGAGCCTGATGGGCGGCATGTTCGCACCGTCGTCGATGGCCCCATCGCCGCAGTTCCCGGACCTCGGTGGCGGGGTTGGCCGCCCGGAGCGCGCTTTGGCGGCCAAGCCCCCATCACTGTGCCTTGCCACGGACGCGTCGTCCTCAATCTTCTCGGCACCAGTGACCGCTGACCGGCAGCAgtttgcgccgccgccgccgccgtccccgtcgCCGCACATGTCCGCCACCGCGCTGCTCCAGAAGGCCGCGCAGATGGGCGCCACGTCGTCAACCTCCTCGTTCCTCCGCGGGCTGGGCCTCGACGCCTCCTCGTCATCGCCGGGGTCCTCGTCGTCCGGCCAGCAGCACCACCACGACGCCATGCAATTGTCGCTCCCGGAGACGTCGCTGCAGCAATGGCCCCCGCGGCTGGAGCAGGAGCCGGCGCCGATGCTCTCGGCCGGGCTCGGCCTCGGCCTGCCGTATGACTCCACCGGCGCTCCGGTGTGCCTGCCGGAGCTCATGATGGGCCAGTCGTCGCTGTTCGGCGGCAAGCCGGCTACCCTGGACTTCCTGGGGCTCGGGATGAGCCCGACTGGCGCGTCGGCAAGCAGAGGGCTCCCCGTGTTCATGCAGCCCATCGGCGGCGCCGTCGGGATGGCCGggaccggcgccggcgccgccgagaCGTTCGTCGGCGGCCGTGGCCCGCAGGCGACGCCGTGGGAGAGGAATCCGAGTACCTCGCCCATCCTGTAG
- the LOC112878018 gene encoding protein indeterminate-domain 2-like isoform X1 yields the protein MLAAARFVGSGRVRCDPLGHGPFCGSEDSGMEVEATPTTAVSASGGAAQLPPPGPPAKKKRALPGMPDPDAEVIALSPKTLMATNRFVCEICNKGFQRDQNLQLHRRGHNLPWKLRQRSGKEARKRVYVCPEPSCVHHDPSRALGDLTGIKKHFCRKHGEKKWKCDKCSKKYAVQSDWKAHVKTCGSREYRCDCGTLFSRRDSFITHRAFCDALAEESAKARAEVPPAEEDGGSAAAVGPPPAAPPTQEAVPASPAPLRQQPPPPPPAPAPPHRAEQRNEPETNAPEPTQFAPPLPSPAAAVPVLSHTSVTATNVSASSSSSSVAGTSQSLMGGMFAPSSMAPSPQFPDLGGGVGRPERALAAKPPSLCLATDASSSIFSAPVTADRQQFAPPPPPSPSPHMSATALLQKAAQMGATSSTSSFLRGLGLDASSSSPGSSSSGQQHHHDAMQLSLPETSLQQWPPRLEQEPAPMLSAGLGLGLPYDSTGAPVCLPELMMGQSSLFGGKPATLDFLGLGMSPTGASASRGLPVFMQPIGGAVGMAGTGAGAAETFVGGRGPQATPWERNPSTSPIL from the exons ATGCTCGCGGCTGCTCGGTTCGTGGGCTCCGGTAGAGTGCGCTGCGATCCTCTCGGCCACGGACCTTTCTGCGGGAGCGAAGATTCCGGTATGGAGGTGGAGGCGACGCCCACGACGGCCGTGTCGGCTTCCGGCGGGGCCGCGCAgctcccgccgcccggcccgccCGCCAAGAAGAAGCGTGCCCTCCCCGGCATGCCAG ATCCTGACGCGGAGGTGATCGCTCTGTCGCCCAAGACGCTGATGGCGACGAACCGGTTCGTGTGCGAGATCTGCAACAAGGGGTTCCAGCGGGACCAGAACCTGCAGCTCCACCGCCGGGGCCACAACCTGCCGTGGAAGCTGCGGCAGCGGAGCGGCAAGGAGGCCCGGAAGCGGGTGTATGTCTGCCCGGAGCCCAGCTGCGTGCACCACGACCCCTCGCGCGCGCTCGGCGACCTCACCGGCATCAAGAAGCACTTCTGCCGCAAGCACGGCGAGAAGAAGTGGAAGTGCGACAAGTGCTCCAAGAAGTACGCCGTGCAGTCGGACTGGAAGGCGCACGTCAAGACCTGCGGCTCCCGGGAGTACCGCTGCGACTGCGGCACCCTCTTCTCCAG GAGGGACAGCTTCATCACCCACCGCGCCTTCTGCGACGCGCTCGCCGAGGAGAGCGCCAAGGCGCGCGCGGAGGTGCCTCCCGCCGAGGAGGACGGGGGCTCGGCGGCCGCCGTCGGTCCGCCACCGGCTGCGCCGCCAACTCAGGAGGCCGTACctgcctcgccggcgccgctgagGCAgcagccgcccccgccgccgcctgcgcctgcgccgcctcACCGTGCGGAGCAACGTAATG AGCCGGAGACGAATGCGCCTGAGCCCACTCAgttcgcgccgccgctgccctctccggcggcggcggtgccggtGCTTTCGCATACTTCGGTCACAGCTACCAATGTcagcgccagcagcagcagcagcagcgtcgCGGGGACATCGCAGAGCCTGATGGGCGGCATGTTCGCACCGTCGTCGATGGCCCCATCGCCGCAGTTCCCGGACCTCGGTGGCGGGGTTGGCCGCCCGGAGCGCGCTTTGGCGGCCAAGCCCCCATCACTGTGCCTTGCCACGGACGCGTCGTCCTCAATCTTCTCGGCACCAGTGACCGCTGACCGGCAGCAgtttgcgccgccgccgccgccgtccccgtcgCCGCACATGTCCGCCACCGCGCTGCTCCAGAAGGCCGCGCAGATGGGCGCCACGTCGTCAACCTCCTCGTTCCTCCGCGGGCTGGGCCTCGACGCCTCCTCGTCATCGCCGGGGTCCTCGTCGTCCGGCCAGCAGCACCACCACGACGCCATGCAATTGTCGCTCCCGGAGACGTCGCTGCAGCAATGGCCCCCGCGGCTGGAGCAGGAGCCGGCGCCGATGCTCTCGGCCGGGCTCGGCCTCGGCCTGCCGTATGACTCCACCGGCGCTCCGGTGTGCCTGCCGGAGCTCATGATGGGCCAGTCGTCGCTGTTCGGCGGCAAGCCGGCTACCCTGGACTTCCTGGGGCTCGGGATGAGCCCGACTGGCGCGTCGGCAAGCAGAGGGCTCCCCGTGTTCATGCAGCCCATCGGCGGCGCCGTCGGGATGGCCGggaccggcgccggcgccgccgagaCGTTCGTCGGCGGCCGTGGCCCGCAGGCGACGCCGTGGGAGAGGAATCCGAGTACCTCGCCCATCCTGTAG